A genomic window from Yarrowia lipolytica chromosome 1D, complete sequence includes:
- a CDS encoding uncharacterized protein (Compare to YALI0D08404g, similar to uniprot|Q871P1 Neurospora crassa CAD70955 Hypothetical protein B11C21.140), whose amino-acid sequence MLLQPLKTAFGTSARSLGMSRLGPVSCRSLTPSIATKRTLVGHASSYETTETVELAWDVQEVPNPTRTPLVFMHGLFGHKANHHTVSKKLAADLNCNVYGLDLRNHGQSPHNPRHDYIALASDVERWINEVMGGKEVILIGHSMGAKTAMAVALRHPELVKYLIPVDNSPVDTSLSSDFPKYIRGMLEIQHKKVKNSKEAQEIMRKYEPDQMIRYFLLNNLRKTDDKDEPMKFRVPVEILGKSLGYLGDWPFFAEDGRFTKPTLFIRGTKSKYVADEFLPAIGQFFPNFEIKDIECGHWVISQKPDEFMRDVREFVEKHDDKAAEEAKLDADA is encoded by the coding sequence ATGCTATTGCAACCGTTGAAAACCGCGTTTGGCACTTCAGCGCGTTCCCTGGGCATGTCGCGACTCGGCCCAGTCTCCTGTCGGTCCCTCACCCCGTCCATCGCCACGAAACGAACGCTTGTGGGACATGCTTCTTCCTACGAGACCACCGAAACTGTTGAGCTGGCCTGGGATGTCCAGGAGGTTCCCAATCCCACTCGAACGCCACTGGTGTTCATGCACGGTCTGTTTGGTCACAAGgccaaccaccacaccgtttccaagaagctggccgCTGACCTCAACTGCAATGTCTATGGTCTGGATCTGCGAAACCACGGTCAGTCTCCTCATAACCCCCGTCACGACTACATTGCCCTCGCTTCTGACGTGGAGCGATGGATCAATGAGGTCATGGGCGGAAAAGAGGTCATTCTGATTGGCCACTCCATGGGAGCCAAGACAGCCATGGCTGTGGCTCTGCGACACCCTGAGCTGGTCAAGTACCTGATCCCCGTGGACAACTCGCCCGTAGACACTTCGCTGTCATCCGACTTCCCCAAGTACATCCGGGGCATGTTGGAGATCCAGcacaagaaggtcaagaactccaaggaggcccAAGAGATCATGCGAAAGTACGAGCCTGACCAGATGATCCGGTACTTTCTGCTCAACAATCTGCGTAAGActgacgacaaggacgagccCATGAAGTTCCGTGTGCCCGTTGAGATTCTGGGCAAGTCACTGGGCTACTTGGGCGACTGGCCCTTCTTTGCCGAGGACGGCCGGTTCACCAAACCCACTCTGTTCATCAGAGGCACCAAAAGCAAGTATGTGGCCGACGAGTTTCTGCCAGCCATTGGTCAGTTTTTCCCCAACTTTGAGatcaaggacattgagtGCGGCCACTGGGTCATCAGTCAGAAGCCTGATGAATTCATGCGAGACGTGCGGGAGTTTGTCGAGAAGCACGATGACAAGGCCGCAGAGGaggccaagctggacgCGGACGCTTAG
- a CDS encoding uncharacterized protein (Compare to YALI0D08419g, similar to Saccharomyces cerevisiae PSY4 (YBL046W); ancestral locus Anc_7.485, weakly similar to uniprot|P38193 Saccharomyces cerevisiae YBL046w), producing MQHSFIVNITIKMTLETAGALSSLKTAIEDGSMPSWEEQRGHVQQLIKEICESYDPIKDGMVVNAVTGHQEDAQEQIHRIVGLLDAPQFKSSPPFTLKRMAELLTEPFKYYPQNHLAKFLRALERVMLVSSSIDDYGQVSVDIHDVPTVEDGEKIKPDTGIVLTPIPWISEGDTTKLEKGGEETDAVTADEQDDGVKPVQKEQQEEGKQQEGKKEDKEEEETKEISEVPAENVSHEASNVSVEMADVSGDSISESMTTHDVSVEMTDADLSAEMATHDVPDEVAQEIRQVKSEETQGDLLTTVVADVTNINHKHGERREVEADTAEEEKKEPTEPTQTTEKEAPEKESTSEKETTKKEPTDKEPTEPTAQNGTTTETEEDREAKRLKTE from the exons ATGCAGCACTCTTTCATCGTaaacatcaccatcaaAATGACCTTGGAAACCGCGGGCG CATTATCCAGTCTCAAGACTGCCATTGAAGATGGATCTATGCCCAGCTGGGAGGAGCAGCGAGGCCATGTGCAGCAGCTGATCAAAGAGATCTGCGAGTCGTACGACCCCATCAAAGATGGCATGGTTGTAAATGCCGTGACAGGCCACCAGGAGGATGCTCAGGAACAAATCCACCGAATAGTGGGGCTCTTAGACGCACCGCAATTCAAGAGCAGTCCACCCTTCACTCTGAAGCGCATGGCCGAACTATTGACCGAGCCGTTCAAGTATTACCCTCAGAACCACCTCGCCAAGTTTCTGCGAGCTCTGGAGCGGGTAATGTTGGTGTCTTCGTCCATTGACGACTACGGCCAAGTGAGTGTGGACATTCACGATGTGCCGACGGTGGAGGACGGCGAGAAGATCAAACCGGATACGGGAATTGTGCTGACGCCGATCCCGTGGATTTCTGAGGGGGATACAACCAAGCTTGAAAAGGGAGGAGAGGAGACCGACGCCGTTACCGCCGACGAACAGGACGATGGGGTTAAGCCAGTAcagaaggagcagcaggaagagGGTAAGCAGCaggagggcaagaaggaagacaaagaggaagaggagaccaaggagatATCAGAGGTACCAGCAGAGAATGTTTCTCACGAAGCTTCTAATGTGTCCGTGGAGATGGCAGATGTGTCTGGAGATAGCATTTCCGAGTCGATGACGACCCACGACGTTTCTGTGGAAATGACGGATGCGGATTTGTCGGCGGAAATGGCCACTCACGATGTACCAGATGAGGTTGCTCAGGAGATCAGACAGGTTAAGAGTGAGGAGACCCAGGGAGATTTGCTCACCACGGTAGTTGCTGACGTGACCAACATAAACCATAAGCATggagagaggagagaggTGGAAGCCGATACtgcagaggaggagaagaaggagcccACGGAGCCCACACAGACTACAGAGAAGGAAGCCCCCGAGAAGGAGTCAACCTCAGAGAAGGAAACAACAAAGAAGGAACCAACAGACAAGGAGCCAACCGAGCCAACGGCACAAAATGGAACCACAACCGAAACCGAAGAAGATAGAGAGGCAAAACGACTAAAGACGGAGTAA
- a CDS encoding mitochondrial 37S ribosomal protein mS35 (Compare to YALI0D08448g, similar to Saccharomyces cerevisiae RSM24 (YDR175C); ancestral locus Anc_8.373, weakly similar to uniprot|Q03976 Saccharomyces cerevisiae YDR175c RSM24 component of the mitochondrial ribosomal small subunit): protein MLRLANQSRVLQGAFARATVVGRASAVTHVRFMSDSTDVPPSDQSKPSFRTDKRIESATPFAEPSEIPSADASLLPRTNRVEELQFEAKYTLDAKTKEALDTIEELGFKTRQNLDPERFSDEELDPRNWTGLEFHEVVTRLHNRQFKLGSAYSQSEEELRQLVRAGRVAGADAGVIRSAYHGKHSVVEKNEEDDDLLDADHVNEFMYDDIPTAGHMQVEKVRKMRHLQRMSAYVLPRLVDYHVPFDVKEADKKASPLTFKYTSYTGEEADEEAKVVCYFDPANLGLSDKGLHKFKLLSGQNYDALTGQCKFASKRHPSAPENKHYLLTQILKLKTEAEQGDSFEDVPLDTRHARNKAERIAKRDRYRLAKFPEEWNRPEDKAKQTAFKALFG, encoded by the coding sequence ATGCTCAGACTGGCAAACCAAAGCAGGGTGCTCCAGGGAGCGTTTGCACGAGCCACGGTTGTAGGCCGGGCCTCCGCCGTGACCCATGTTCGTTTCATGTCCGATTCGACCGACGTTCCTCCCTCGGATCAGTCCAAGCCCTCGTTCCGAACCGACAAGCGCATTGAGTCAGCCACTCCGTTTGCTGAGCCCTCCGAGATCCCCTCTGCAGACGCCTCTCTGCTTCCCCGGACCAACCGAGTCGAGGAGCTCCAGTTTGAGGCCAAGTACACGCTCGACGCCAAGACgaaggaggctctggataCCATTGAGGAGCTGGGCTTCAAGACCCGGCAGAACCTGGATCCCGAGCGATTCAGCGACGAGGAACTAGACCCCAGAAACTGGACCGGCCTCGAGTTCCATGAGGTGGTCACGCGTCTTCACAACCGACAGTTCAAGCTCGGATCGGCCTACTCCCAGAGCGAGGAGGAACTGCGACAGCTGGTTCGAGCTGGTCGAGTTGCTGGAGCCGACGCTGGCGTAATCCGATCCGCCTACCACGGCAAGCATAGCGTCGTTGAGAAGaatgaggaggacgacgatcTTTTGGATGCTGATCACGTTAACGAGTTCATGTACGACGATATCCCCACTGCTGGACACAtgcaggtggagaaggtgcGAAAGATGCGACACCTCCAGCGAATGTCTGCCTACGTGCTCCCCCGACTCGTCGATTATCATGTGCCCTTTGatgtcaaggaggctgacAAGAAGGCTTCTCCCCTGACCTTCAAGTACACCTCGTACACCGGAGAGGAGGCCGACGAAGAGGCCAAGGTGGTCTGCTACTTTGACCCTGCCAACCTGGGTCTCTCCGACAAGGGCCTGCACAAGTTCAAGCTGCTGTCTGGACAGAACTACGACGCTCTGACCGGCCAGTGCAAGTTTGCCAGCAAGCGACACCCCTCTGCCCCCGAAAACAAGCACTACCTGCTGACTCAGattctcaagctcaagaccGAGGCCGAGCAAGGTGACTCGTTCGAGGACGTGCCTCTGGACACCCGACACGCCCGAAACAAGGCGGAGCGCATCGCCAAGCGAGACCGATACCGACTGGCCAAGTTCCCCGAGGAGTGGAACCGACCTGAAGACAAGGCTAAGCAGACCGCTTTCAAGGCTCTTTTCGGGtaa
- a CDS encoding mitochondrial 37S ribosomal protein uS7m (Compare to YALI0D08470g, weakly similar to uniprot|P47150 Saccharomyces cerevisiae YJR113C Putative 40S ribosomal protein, similar to Saccharomyces cerevisiae RSM7 (YJR113C); ancestral locus Anc_7.486), protein MLRTTSGLARFSARRGYASASPAKILVGLNVRADRFDGDQKALAQELAVNSDLGEEDTDAIAAKYTERIKANAVKPIAPETAEGHARQWIALLDDIKAKSMSTEKFEGKDALDMQKFRETLDKYRQESTVSGFFSDVSANKVDPMALIDPTSESQFEQVITGKNGKKALFVPTEEQVAEAEALKTAPIPNKVDGEFEAHLINMIMKHGRKNAARRHFYQAMELAQVMIKADPIPLLKQVFDDVAPVCVIKSTPVGARKVQYPVPITERQRRRIVWKWSVDNAEKRPNRSFSVRLGEEIASVIKSKGASLMEKTLVIHNLAVANRVHADPSRPRK, encoded by the coding sequence atgCTGAGAACGACTTCAGGACTAGCTCGGTTCTCCGCCCGTCGCGGATACGCCTCGGCGTCGCCCGCCAAGATCCTGGTGGGTCTGAACGTGCGAGCAGACCGATTTGACGGCGACCAGAAGGCCCTTGCCCAGGAGCTGGCCGTCAACTCCGATCTGGGTGAGGAGGACACAGACGCTATTGCTGCCAAGTACACGGAGCGAATCAAGGCCAACGCCGTAAAGCCCATTGCTCCCGAGACCGCCGAGGGCCATGCTCGACAGTGGATTGCTCTGTTGGACGacatcaaggccaagagCATGTCGACCGAAAAGTTTGAGGGTAAGGACGCTCTGGACATGCAAAAGTTCCGAGAGACGCTGGACAAGTACCGACAGGAGAGCACTGTTTCCGGCTTCTTCAGCGACGTTTCCGCCAACAAGGTCGACCCCATGGCGCTCATCGACCCCACTTCTGAGTCGCAGTTTGAGCAGGTCATCACCGGCAAGAACGGTAAGAAGGCTCTGTTTGTGCCCACCGAGGAGCAGGTggccgaggctgaggctctcaagactGCGCCCATCCCCAACAAGGTCGACGGCGAGTTCGAGGCCCATCTGATCAATATGATCATGAAGCATGGCCGAAAGAACGCTGCCCGACGGCACTTTTACCAGGCTATGGAGCTCGCTCAGGTCATGATCAAGGCCGACCCCATTCCTCTGCTCAAGCAGGTCTTTGATGACGTTGCCCCCGTCTGTGTCATCAAGTCGACCCCCGTTGGTGCTCGAAAGGTCCAGTACCCCGTTCCCATCACCGagcgacagcgacgacgaaTAGTGTGGAAGTGGTCCGTCGACAACGCCGAGAAGCGGCCCAACCGATCATTCTCGGTCCGACTCGGAGAGGAGATAGCATCCGTCATTAAGTCCAAGGGAGCGTCGCTCATGGAGAAGACCCTGGTCATCCACAACCTCGCCGTGGCCAACCGAGTCCATGCTGACCCCAGCCGACCCCGAAAGTAG
- a CDS encoding uncharacterized protein (Compare to YALI0D08492g, similar to uniprot|P32844 Saccharomyces cerevisiae YIL068c Exocyst complex component SEC6, similar to Saccharomyces cerevisiae SEC6 (YIL068C); ancestral locus Anc_7.258): MQSSSASVHGSVHPADAVMESAVARVAELLKRSDDLDKVELITQRLQREKAAIDVQLKAEVKSHIDSTGGAVIKLADSKRIMAEIKGELMKIDRLCSESQLSVRDFEKINRLANIHRNFIKTQEFADNMKSLHGRIQQVNDMIEDDCGDGQGGIEAQLDSRVPNLLTIHYMLSEMRDFRDSAMFHAEKASEDTRRTTIKHFAPLDPLIAKFDRVVEDVGGNLLEFIRSGNTSLVVRLAKIIDLEEREDLKATVLLEVNGKAKQQNGGTGGGFRSPHMNGNSNNKNNSMSVTLGNNVAPRSPRGYPTLFLRAMEKSIKDSFEACIESFPGDCITLLENLAWIYTDLELTRMELATLVPKRWQIFDTVLKFYHVETHNLLDQVLATDPDAQSILAILNYVKDYYDTMKKGFSVSKEQLQPPLLDGKENDLYDDYMKLIVNKLNEWMENLATTERQAFINRDNAPEMDNDGRYALQGEVITFKMITQQIEVAADSQQGRILAGVVEECGNVLKERQASWEAIMTKEVKKEIRVAQLLRDKKKRKEAEKALANGQDIDSDDELQNNAGLVDYMIALANDQIRGADYTEALSSKVAPVVSQKYSTQITSTLETVSDGYVAFAKLCTNSLIEIIFSDLKPAFDILFETSTIGASAWYKGIPMSQITDTLAEYYGDVQSHMNPLLIEVFLDDLLDETVLHYLQSLRSGKHHKVSLKLPKASVQIKQDIGKMYDFFDEHHSSREHVQQVFKVFEHLLWILESPIEELGDKYTQLKAEFWDCPLSFFEAVVNARKDIDSKMAKELISVVRSEALLGGGPEEELQPTIMGRYGRS, from the coding sequence ATGCAATCGTCTTCGGCTTCGGTTCACGGCAGCGTCCATCCGGCGGACGCGGTGATGGAGAGCGCCGTCGCCCGGGTGgccgagctgctcaagcgGTCCGACGACCTGGACAAGGTCGAGCTCATCACCCAGCGTCTGCAGCGAGAAAAGGCCGCCATAGATGTGcagctcaaggccgaggTCAAGTCGCACATTGACTCGACTGGCGGCGCTGTTATCAAGCTGGCGGATTCTAAGCGAATCATGGCCGAAATCAAGGGCGAGCTCATGAAGATCGACCGACTGTGTTCCGAGTCGCAGCTGTCCGTGAGGGACTTTGAGAAAATCAACCGACTTGCCAACATTCACAGAAACTTCATCAAGACCCAGGAGTTTGCCGACAACATGAAATCGCTTCATGGTCGTATCCAGCAGGTCAATGACATGATCGAAGACGATTGTGGAGACGGCCAGGGAGGCATCGAGGCCCAGCTGGACTCGCGAGTACCCAACCTGCTCACGATCCACTACATGCTCTCCGAAATGCGCGACTTCCGTGATTCCGCCATGTTTCACGCGGAAAAAGCCAGTGAAGATACTCGAAGAACCACCATCAAGCACTTCGCTCCCCTGGATCCTCTGATTGCCAAGTTCGACCGGGTCGTGGAAGATGTGGGAGGCAACCTGCTGGAGTTCATCCGAAGCGGCAACACATCACTGGTCGTACGACTCGCGAAAATCATCGATCTCGAAGAACGAGAAGATCTCAAGGCCACTGTTCTTCTGGAAGTGAATGGAAAGGCCAAACAGCAAAACGGAGGTACAGGAGGAGGATTCCGATCTCCCCACATGAATGgaaacagcaacaacaaaaacaacagcaTGAGCGTGACTCTGGGTAACAATGTCGCTCCTCGATCCCCCAGGGGTTATCCTACCTTGTTCCTTCGAGCCATGGAAAAGTCCATCAAGGACTCGTTTGAAGCATGCATTGAGTCTTTCCCCGGGGACTGCATCACGCTGCTCGAGAACCTGGCATGGATTTATACCGATTTGGAGCTCACCCGAATGGAATTGGCTACTCTGGTGCCCAAACGATGGCAGATTTTCGACACGGTGCTCAAGTTCTACCATGTGGAGACCCACAATCTGCTGGATCAGGTGCTGGCTACAGATCCCGACGCACAGTCCATTCTGGCTATTCTCAACTACGTCAAAGACTACTACGACACGATGAAAAAGGGCTTTTCCGTGTCTAAGGAGCAGCTTCAGCCCCCTCTTCTGGACGGCAAGGAGAACGATCTGTATGACGACTACATGAAGCTCATTgtcaacaagctcaacgAGTGGATGGAGAACTTGGCCACCACTGAGCGCCAGGCCTTCATCAACCGAGACAATGCTCCTGAAATGGACAACGACGGACGATATGCTCTGCAGGGTGAGGTGATCACGTTCAAGATGATCACCCAGCAGATTGAGGTTGCTGCCGACTCGCAGCAGGGCAGAATTCTCGCTGGAGTTGTCGAGGAGTGTGGTAatgtgctcaaggagcgacAAGCATCCTGGGAGGCCATTatgaccaaggaggtcaagaaggagattcGAGTGGCCCAGCTGCTGCGAGACAAAaagaagcgaaaggagGCCGAAAAGGCCCTGGCCAATGGACAAGACATTGATTCAGACGACGAGCTGCAAAACAATGCCGGTCTGGTTGATTACATGATCGCTCTTGCCAACGACCAGATCCGAGGAGCCGATTACACCGAGGCTCTGAGCTCCAAGGTGGCTCCTGTGGTGTCTCAGAAGTACTCTACCCAAATTACCAGCACCCTGGAGACCGTTTCCGATGGCTACGTTGCGTTTGCTAAGCTATGTACCAACTCGCTCATCGAGATCATCTTTTCAGATCTCAAACCTGCATTCGACATTCTGTTCGAGACCTCGACCATTGGTGCTTCGGCCTGGTACAAGGGCATCCCCATGTCTCAGATCACAGATACTCTGGCTGAGTACTACGGCGATGTCCAGTCTCACATGAACCCTCTTTTGATTGAGGTGTTCCTTGACGATCTTCTGGACGAGACTGTTCTTCATTATCTGCAGTCTCTGCGGTCCGGCAAGCACCACAAGGTGTCTCTCAAGCTGCCCAAGGCGTCGGTTCAGATCAAGCAGGACATTGGAAAGATGTACGATTTCTTCGACGAACACCATTCGTCCCGAGAACACGTGCAGCAGGTATTCAAGGTGTTTGAACATCTGCTGTGGATTCTGGAGTCGCCTATTGAGGAGCTTGGAGATAAATACACACAGCTGAAGGCTGAATTCTGGGACTGTCCTCTGTCCTTCTTTGAGGCCGTGGTTAATGCCCGAAAGGATATCGACAGcaagatggccaaggagctcatcaGTGTTGTTCGTAGCGAAGCTCTTTTGGGAGGAGGACCAGAGGAGGAACTACAGCCTACTATTATGGGTAGATATGGACGAAGTTGA
- a CDS encoding uncharacterized protein (Compare to YALI0D08514g, similar to Saccharomyces cerevisiae CHO1 (YER026C); ancestral locus Anc_3.513, similar to uniprot|P08456 Saccharomyces cerevisiae YER026c CHO1 CDP-diacylglycerol--serine O- phosphatidyltransferase) yields the protein MSEIRRRGSFLSPSPQPEAPNEQDIVEFTQDNHHFSMIRQLHMADYITMLNGFCGFMAIIQCMRFNETQDTKYIVRAMWCVPLGFFFDVFDGRVARWRKKASLMGQELDSLADLISFGVAPASIAFSIGAKSTIDTVLLTIFVLCGLSRLARFNVTVANIPKDKSGKSKYFEGTPIPTTLALVGMMAYWVSKGYINDQLPLGVLFAGTALEVHVATFIFTLSGSAMISKSLKLPKL from the coding sequence ATGTCTGAAatccgacgacgaggctCCTTTCTCAGCCCAAGCCCCCAGCCCGAGGCCCCCAACGAGCAGGACATTGTGGAATTCACCCAGGACAACCACCACTTTTCCATGATCCGACAGCTGCACATGGCCGACTATATCACCATGCTCAACGGCTTCTGTGGCTTCATGGCCATCATCCAGTGCATGCGGTTTAACGAGACCCAGGACACAAAGTACATTGTGCGAGCAATGTGGTGTGTGCCCCTGGGCTTCTTTTTCGACGTGTTTGACGGCCGAGTGGCCCGATGGAGAAAGAAGGCCAGTCTTATGGGCCAGGAACTGGACTCTCTGGCAGACCTCATTTCCTTTGGAGTCGCCCCTGCATCCATTGCCTTTTCCATTGGCGCCAAATCCACCATTGACACCGTGCTGCTCACCATCTTTGTGCTGTGCGGTCTTTCCCGTCTGGCCCGGTTCAACGTGACCGTGGCCAACATCCCCAAGGACAAGAGCGGCAAGTCCAAGTACTTTGAGGGCACTCCCATCCCCAccactctggctctggtgggCATGATGGCCTACTGGGTCTCCAAGGGCTACATCAATGATCAGCTGCCTCTGGGTGTGCTGTTTGCCGGCACCGCTCTCGAGGTGCACGTGGCCACCTTCATCTTCACTCTGTCCGGATCGGCCATGATCTCCAAGAGCTTGAAGCTGCCCAAGCTGTAG